One Defluviitoga tunisiensis genomic window carries:
- the fliS gene encoding flagellar export chaperone FliS, whose product MNNFQNSNVYFENSVKTASPTKLVELLYKNSIERLEKAVKAIEKNNLIEANHEIIRVEEIILELNVSLNIEKGGEVAKNLRLLYNYIYEQLIQANLKKDIDTLTEVKSLIKDLYETWREVVKQDVQTARQLNATSLDPKFDIKY is encoded by the coding sequence ATGAACAATTTTCAAAATTCAAATGTTTATTTTGAGAATAGTGTAAAGACCGCAAGTCCTACTAAACTTGTTGAATTGCTGTACAAAAATTCAATTGAAAGACTTGAAAAAGCAGTAAAAGCTATTGAAAAGAATAACTTGATCGAAGCAAATCATGAAATTATTAGGGTTGAAGAAATTATTTTAGAATTAAATGTTTCTTTAAATATTGAAAAAGGGGGAGAAGTTGCTAAAAACCTTAGGTTGTTATACAACTATATTTACGAACAATTAATTCAGGCGAATTTAAAAAAGGATATAGATACTTTAACTGAAGTTAAATCTTTAATCAAAGATCTTTATGAAACTTGGAGAGAAGTTGTTAAACAAGATGTTCAAACCGCAAGACAATTAAATGCAACTTCATTAGACCCTAAATTTGATATTAAATATTAA
- a CDS encoding aminopeptidase P family protein — MSVVKSRRESLINSLEDNSIAIFYSSKSPIKSGDERYPFSPNRNYLYFTNLAIEHSFLVIYKTDDEIFEKLFIERNDPVLARWIGEKPSKEFCFEKSNIDIKNINYMDDFFGFLGSTLSKYCIDSVYLYLKNIDWENNATEKKLAREVTKHFPYIKIKDISKIVNNFRVKKDETEIENIKKAIAITKEAIMFLIKNAKPGMYEYELEAYFDFILRKNGVTDFAFKPIIASGINSTILHYSSNNSKTNPGDVVLLDVGAQYNYYSADISRTFPISGKFTERQNAIYQIVLNTMKKVQSEAKPGITLFELNEVAKKALAEGCKEIKLINSDEELSKYYFHSISHFLGLDTHDVGGKKIKLEPGMVITNEPGLYIPEEKIGIRIEDDLLITEKGCENLSVDIPRELFDIENIWRA, encoded by the coding sequence ATGTCTGTTGTTAAATCAAGAAGAGAAAGTCTAATAAATTCTTTAGAAGACAATTCTATAGCTATTTTTTATTCTTCTAAAAGTCCCATTAAAAGTGGGGATGAACGTTATCCTTTCTCTCCAAATAGAAATTATCTTTATTTTACCAATCTTGCAATCGAACATTCTTTCTTAGTTATATATAAAACTGATGATGAAATCTTTGAAAAATTGTTTATTGAAAGAAACGACCCTGTATTAGCAAGATGGATAGGAGAAAAGCCTAGCAAAGAATTCTGCTTCGAAAAATCAAATATAGACATTAAAAATATTAATTATATGGACGATTTTTTTGGCTTTTTGGGAAGTACTCTTAGCAAATATTGTATTGACAGTGTATACCTTTATCTAAAAAACATTGATTGGGAAAATAACGCTACGGAAAAAAAATTAGCAAGAGAAGTAACCAAACATTTCCCCTACATAAAAATCAAAGATATATCAAAAATAGTAAATAATTTTAGAGTTAAAAAAGATGAAACTGAAATTGAAAATATAAAAAAAGCTATTGCAATAACTAAAGAGGCTATAATGTTTTTAATAAAAAATGCCAAACCAGGAATGTATGAATATGAATTAGAAGCCTACTTTGATTTTATATTAAGAAAAAATGGGGTAACTGATTTTGCTTTTAAACCTATAATCGCCTCCGGAATAAATTCCACTATTTTACATTATTCTTCTAATAACAGCAAAACTAATCCTGGAGATGTTGTGTTATTGGATGTTGGTGCACAATATAATTATTATAGTGCTGATATTTCAAGAACATTTCCTATTTCTGGTAAATTTACAGAAAGGCAAAATGCCATTTATCAAATCGTTTTAAATACGATGAAAAAAGTTCAAAGTGAAGCCAAACCTGGAATAACTCTTTTTGAGTTAAATGAAGTTGCAAAAAAGGCCTTAGCTGAAGGATGCAAAGAAATTAAGCTAATTAACTCAGATGAAGAATTATCTAAATATTATTTTCATTCAATATCTCACTTTTTAGGGCTAGATACTCATGATGTTGGAGGGAAAAAAATCAAACTTGAACCGGGTATGGTAATTACCAATGAACCCGGACTTTATATTCCTGAAGAAAAGATTGGTATAAGAATCGAAGATGATTTATTAATAACTGAAAAAGGATGCGAAAACTTATCTGTAGACATCCCTCGAGAATTATTTGACATTGAAAACATCTGGAGAGCTTAG
- the ruvC gene encoding crossover junction endodeoxyribonuclease RuvC produces MVILGIDPGYGKIGYGIIEKLGNNYNTIDYGVIYTNKDLQLSSRLLQIKEELNNLIKHYKPDEAAVEELFFFKNVATAIQVGEARGVILLTLEEENIPIYEYTPYQIKQAVTGYGHAEKGQIQRALKLILKLEKNPTPDDAADALAAAFCHANFRRNLLK; encoded by the coding sequence ATGGTGATATTAGGAATTGATCCGGGATACGGAAAAATTGGATATGGTATCATTGAGAAACTTGGAAACAATTATAATACCATAGATTATGGAGTAATCTATACTAATAAAGATTTACAATTATCAAGTAGACTTCTACAAATTAAAGAAGAACTTAATAATTTAATTAAACATTATAAACCTGATGAAGCAGCTGTTGAGGAGTTATTCTTTTTTAAAAACGTAGCGACTGCGATTCAAGTAGGTGAAGCTAGAGGAGTAATATTACTAACCCTTGAAGAAGAAAACATTCCTATATATGAATATACACCATACCAAATTAAACAAGCAGTTACTGGTTATGGACACGCGGAAAAAGGTCAGATTCAAAGAGCTTTAAAATTGATCTTAAAATTAGAAAAAAATCCAACTCCCGATGATGCTGCAGATGCCTTAGCAGCAGCTTTTTGTCACGCTAACTTTAGGAGGAATTTGTTAAAATGA